The Kordia sp. SMS9 genome window below encodes:
- the hisB gene encoding bifunctional histidinol-phosphatase/imidazoleglycerol-phosphate dehydratase HisB, which yields MKRVLFIDRDGTIIKEPADEQIDSFEKLEFYPKALSALRKIANELDFELVMITNQDGLGTEVYPENTFWPVHNFILDTLKGEAIVFDNIVIDRTFAKDNAPTRKPNTGLLTEYFSEAYDLANSFVIGDRLTDIELAKNLGAKGIYINDETFLGTDEITVKRSELDEYIGLESNDWDEIYAYLKAKKRKASLTRNTNETKIQIDLNLDGTGKSNIETGIAFFDHMLDQIARHGQLDLDITVNGDLEVDEHHTIEDTAIALGEVFAEALGNKLGIERYGFCLPMDDCLAQVAIDFGGRNWLVWEADFKREMIGKMPTEMFYHFFKSFTDGAKANLNIKAEGTNEHHKIEAIFKSFAKAIKAAVKRDVEKMILPSTKGML from the coding sequence AATAGATAGTTTTGAAAAACTAGAATTCTATCCGAAAGCCTTGTCAGCACTACGGAAAATTGCCAACGAACTCGATTTTGAATTGGTCATGATTACCAATCAAGATGGTTTGGGTACGGAAGTGTATCCAGAAAACACCTTTTGGCCTGTGCACAATTTTATTTTGGATACGCTAAAAGGAGAAGCTATTGTGTTTGATAATATTGTTATTGACAGAACTTTCGCCAAAGACAACGCACCAACACGAAAGCCAAATACAGGTTTATTGACGGAATATTTTTCAGAAGCGTATGATTTGGCAAATTCGTTTGTCATTGGTGATCGTTTGACAGATATAGAATTGGCAAAAAACTTAGGCGCAAAAGGAATTTACATCAATGATGAAACCTTTTTGGGAACGGACGAAATTACCGTAAAGCGTTCCGAATTAGATGAATACATTGGTTTAGAATCGAATGATTGGGACGAAATTTACGCATACTTAAAAGCCAAAAAACGCAAAGCTTCGTTGACACGAAATACGAACGAAACCAAAATTCAAATTGATTTGAATTTGGATGGAACAGGAAAATCGAACATAGAAACAGGAATTGCCTTTTTCGATCACATGTTGGATCAAATTGCGCGTCACGGACAATTGGATTTGGATATTACCGTAAATGGCGATTTAGAAGTAGACGAACACCATACAATTGAAGACACGGCGATTGCACTAGGCGAAGTATTTGCAGAAGCTTTAGGAAACAAACTTGGCATAGAACGTTATGGTTTTTGTTTGCCAATGGACGATTGTTTAGCACAAGTGGCAATTGACTTTGGCGGAAGAAACTGGCTAGTTTGGGAAGCAGATTTTAAACGTGAAATGATCGGAAAAATGCCAACCGAAATGTTCTATCACTTCTTCAAATCGTTTACAGATGGCGCCAAAGCAAATCTAAACATCAAAGCGGAAGGAACTAACGAACATCACAAAATTGAAGCCATCTTTAAATCCTTTGCCAAAGCCATCAAAGCAGCGGTAAAACGAGATGTTGAAAAAATGATTTTACCATCGACTAAAGGAATGCTCTAA
- the hisH gene encoding imidazole glycerol phosphate synthase subunit HisH, which produces MKTIIINYGAGNIQSIKFALQRLGVEAILSHDASAIRNADKVIFPGVGEASSAMKKLRESKLETVIPTLTQPVLGICLGMQLMCNASEEGNTQGLGIFDTEVFRFSENVKVPQIGWNTIQNLKSPLFEGVRENEFMYLVHSYYAKTSSDMIAESEYDLKYASALQKNNFFGVQFHPEKSSKAGSKILENFLKL; this is translated from the coding sequence ATGAAAACAATCATCATAAATTACGGCGCAGGAAACATACAAAGTATCAAATTTGCTTTGCAACGATTGGGCGTGGAAGCAATTTTGAGTCATGATGCTTCAGCAATACGAAATGCGGATAAAGTCATATTTCCAGGCGTAGGCGAGGCGAGTAGTGCCATGAAAAAACTTCGTGAAAGCAAACTAGAAACCGTAATTCCGACATTGACACAACCCGTTTTGGGAATTTGTTTAGGAATGCAATTGATGTGTAATGCATCGGAAGAAGGAAATACACAAGGATTGGGAATTTTTGATACGGAAGTTTTTCGTTTTTCTGAGAATGTAAAAGTGCCACAAATCGGTTGGAATACCATTCAAAATTTGAAAAGTCCGCTGTTTGAAGGTGTTCGTGAAAATGAATTTATGTATTTGGTACACAGTTATTATGCGAAAACATCAAGCGATATGATTGCCGAAAGTGAATACGATCTAAAATACGCGTCCGCATTACAAAAAAATAATTTTTTTGGCGTACAATTTCACCCAGAAAAAAGTAGCAAAGCTGGAAGCAAAATATTAGAGAACTTTTTGAAATTATAA
- the hisA gene encoding 1-(5-phosphoribosyl)-5-[(5-phosphoribosylamino)methylideneamino]imidazole-4-carboxamide isomerase, with product MRIIPAIDIIDGKCVRLSKGDYDTKKIYNESPLEVAKEFEDAGIQYLHMVDLDGAKAKNIVNYKVLEQVASKTNLKIDFGGGLKSDEDLHIAFASGAKQITGGSIAVKDSETFTKWIQKYGSERIILGADANNEKIAISGWQEESNEELIPFIQKYQQKGIEYVICTDIAKDGMLAGPSFDLYEKILKTCSDSLKLIASGGISTFDELPKLKELGCEGVIIGKAIYENKISLKQLEILL from the coding sequence ATGAGAATCATACCTGCAATAGACATCATCGACGGAAAATGTGTCCGATTATCAAAAGGTGATTATGACACGAAAAAAATATACAACGAAAGTCCATTGGAAGTCGCAAAAGAGTTTGAAGATGCTGGTATTCAATACTTGCACATGGTGGATTTAGATGGTGCAAAAGCCAAAAACATCGTGAATTATAAAGTATTAGAGCAAGTAGCTTCTAAAACGAATTTAAAAATAGATTTTGGTGGCGGATTGAAATCTGATGAAGATTTACACATCGCTTTTGCAAGTGGTGCCAAACAAATTACGGGCGGAAGTATTGCTGTAAAAGATAGCGAAACATTTACTAAATGGATTCAAAAATACGGAAGCGAACGTATCATTTTAGGCGCTGATGCGAATAATGAAAAAATTGCCATTAGTGGTTGGCAAGAAGAAAGCAATGAAGAATTGATTCCATTCATTCAAAAATACCAGCAAAAAGGCATTGAATATGTAATTTGTACAGACATTGCCAAAGACGGAATGTTAGCAGGTCCATCATTTGATTTGTATGAAAAGATATTAAAAACGTGCAGTGATAGCTTGAAATTAATCGCTTCTGGTGGAATTTCTACGTTTGATGAATTGCCAAAACTAAAAGAATTAGGTTGCGAAGGTGTCATTATCGGGAAAGCAATTTACGAAAACAAAATATCACTCAAACAATTAGAAATATTATTATAA
- the hisF gene encoding imidazole glycerol phosphate synthase subunit HisF — MLTKRIIPCLDIKNGRTVKGVNFVNLRDAGDPVELAKIYADEGADELVFLDISATEERRKTLQKLVLDVAAQVDIPFTVGGGISSVEDVDRLLQAGADKVSINSAAVKRPELINELASKFGNQCIVVAIDAKEIDGEWIVHLVGGKVPTEIKLFDWAKEVAQRGAGEILFTSMNNDGTKNGFANKALATLSEIVNIPIIASGGAGNMQHFEDTFVHGKADAALAASVFHFKEIPIPTLKKHLKANGINVRI; from the coding sequence ATGCTCACAAAAAGAATCATTCCGTGTTTAGATATCAAAAACGGACGTACGGTAAAAGGCGTCAACTTTGTCAATCTTCGTGATGCGGGCGATCCTGTAGAGCTGGCAAAAATTTATGCGGATGAAGGTGCTGACGAATTGGTGTTTTTAGACATTTCTGCAACGGAAGAACGCAGGAAAACATTGCAAAAACTCGTGTTAGATGTTGCTGCACAAGTAGATATTCCATTTACAGTTGGTGGCGGAATTTCCTCTGTGGAAGACGTGGATCGCTTGTTACAAGCAGGTGCAGACAAGGTTTCTATCAATTCGGCAGCAGTAAAACGTCCAGAATTGATCAACGAATTGGCGTCTAAATTCGGAAATCAATGTATTGTGGTTGCCATTGATGCTAAAGAAATTGATGGCGAGTGGATAGTGCATTTGGTTGGTGGAAAAGTTCCAACGGAAATCAAGTTGTTCGATTGGGCAAAAGAAGTCGCACAACGTGGTGCAGGAGAAATTTTATTCACATCCATGAACAATGACGGAACCAAAAACGGATTCGCAAATAAAGCATTGGCAACACTTTCAGAAATCGTCAACATTCCAATTATCGCTTCTGGTGGCGCGGGAAACATGCAACATTTTGAAGATACGTTTGTTCATGGAAAAGCAGATGCAGCCTTAGCCGCAAGTGTATTTCATTTCAAAGAAATTCCAATTCCAACACTCAAAAAACATTTAAAAGCTAATGGAATTAATGTCAGAATTTAG
- the hisIE gene encoding bifunctional phosphoribosyl-AMP cyclohydrolase/phosphoribosyl-ATP diphosphatase HisIE, producing the protein MNINFNKNNDGLVPVIIQDNETKNVLMLGFMNEEAYQKTVDSQKVTFYSRTKQRLWTKGEESGNFLNVVNIQNDCDQDTLLIKVKPVGPTCHKGSDTCWDEENNMTFGFLSHLEDTIQHRKENKNDEKSYVASLFRKGMNKIAQKVGEEAVEVVIEAKDDNDDLFLNESADLLFHYLILLQAKGYKLNDIVNVLKAREK; encoded by the coding sequence ATGAACATCAATTTCAATAAAAATAACGACGGATTGGTTCCAGTGATCATTCAAGACAACGAGACGAAAAATGTACTCATGTTAGGATTTATGAACGAAGAAGCGTACCAAAAAACAGTAGACTCTCAAAAAGTCACTTTTTACAGTAGAACCAAACAGCGTTTATGGACCAAAGGTGAAGAAAGCGGAAACTTTCTAAATGTAGTCAACATTCAAAATGATTGTGATCAAGATACATTACTCATTAAAGTTAAGCCAGTTGGACCAACGTGTCACAAAGGTTCAGACACGTGTTGGGACGAAGAAAACAACATGACTTTCGGATTTTTAAGTCACTTAGAAGACACGATCCAACATCGTAAAGAAAATAAAAATGATGAAAAAAGTTACGTAGCTTCACTCTTTCGAAAAGGAATGAATAAAATTGCGCAGAAAGTAGGAGAGGAAGCCGTAGAAGTTGTGATAGAAGCCAAAGATGATAATGACGATTTATTTCTCAACGAAAGTGCAGATTTGCTATTTCATTACTTAATTTTACTCCAAGCAAAAGGCTATAAACTCAATGATATTGTGAATGTGCTTAAAGCGCGTGAGAAGTAA
- a CDS encoding glutaminyl-peptide cyclotransferase, with protein MKFYKVFIITFLSFAIFSCGSEKKPTPAKFTLQVDGKTQKFQLNAPLKANIINTNNGPITAVEYSLNDQKLENSSTNPAILETTIPENMLLGKQLLKASVTYGEGKTVPVVKNITVLSNSKPKIYTYKIVQTYPHDIKAYTQGLEFFRDTLFESTGQYRESSLRKVDYKTGKIYQKIDLEAKYFGEGITVLHDTLYMLTWRSNTGFVFNPDNLEKIRSFSYKKSKQGWGLCTDGEKLYKSDGTEKIWILDPKTLTEQYAIQVCDNKRSYVKSNELEYVNGKIYANSYTKPSVMIINPKNGALEGIVDFRGLKEKVTNHSKIDVFNGIAYNSKTNTYFVTGKYWDKLFEVEIVEK; from the coding sequence ATGAAGTTTTATAAGGTATTCATAATCACATTTTTAAGTTTTGCTATTTTTTCTTGCGGAAGCGAAAAAAAACCAACTCCGGCTAAGTTTACACTACAAGTTGATGGAAAAACACAGAAATTTCAGCTAAATGCGCCTTTAAAAGCAAACATAATCAACACGAATAATGGTCCTATTACGGCTGTTGAATACTCGTTGAACGATCAGAAGTTAGAAAATTCGAGTACAAATCCTGCAATATTAGAAACAACGATTCCTGAGAATATGCTTTTGGGAAAACAATTGTTGAAAGCTTCTGTTACGTATGGAGAAGGAAAAACGGTGCCTGTGGTTAAAAATATTACCGTGTTATCAAATAGCAAACCTAAGATTTATACGTACAAAATTGTACAGACGTATCCGCACGATATCAAAGCCTACACACAAGGTTTGGAGTTTTTTAGAGATACCCTTTTTGAAAGTACAGGACAATATAGAGAGTCTTCACTGCGTAAAGTAGATTATAAAACTGGGAAGATTTATCAAAAAATTGATTTGGAAGCGAAGTATTTTGGTGAAGGTATTACAGTATTGCATGATACTTTGTATATGCTCACTTGGCGATCAAATACAGGATTTGTGTTTAATCCTGATAATTTAGAAAAAATCAGATCGTTTTCATACAAAAAAAGTAAACAAGGATGGGGATTGTGCACAGATGGCGAAAAATTGTATAAAAGTGACGGCACGGAGAAAATCTGGATTTTAGATCCGAAAACTTTAACGGAACAATATGCAATTCAAGTGTGTGACAACAAGCGTTCGTATGTAAAATCGAATGAATTGGAATATGTAAATGGAAAGATTTACGCAAACAGTTACACCAAACCAAGCGTAATGATCATCAACCCAAAAAACGGCGCTTTGGAAGGTATTGTTGATTTTAGAGGTTTGAAGGAAAAAGTAACCAATCATTCAAAAATTGATGTTTTTAATGGGATTGCATATAACTCAAAAACGAACACGTATTTTGTAACCGGAAAATATTGGGACAAATTGTTTGAAGTGGAGATTGTGGAGAAGTAG
- a CDS encoding SDR family oxidoreductase: protein MSKVVLITGGSSGIGKSIGILLAEKGYTVYGTSRNPNKFKDFTAFKLIALDVRDTETIQKAVNTIIDAEGRLDVLINNAGVGITGPIEETPDDEIHKAFQTNLYGPISVMKAVLPQMRKQQSGHIINVTSIAGYMGLPYRGIYSATKGALELITEAMRMETKMFGVEIANVAPGDFATNIAAGRYHTPVFDNSPYKEVYGNMLTEMDAHVDGGSDPKIMAESVLKIIETNKPKIHYKVGAFMQKFSIVLKRVLPDKVYEKMLMNHYKL from the coding sequence ATGTCAAAAGTTGTATTGATTACTGGTGGCTCATCAGGAATTGGAAAATCTATTGGAATTTTACTCGCAGAAAAAGGATATACCGTGTACGGAACCAGTAGAAACCCTAATAAATTCAAAGACTTCACAGCTTTTAAATTGATTGCCTTGGATGTACGTGATACAGAAACCATTCAAAAAGCAGTCAATACGATTATTGATGCAGAAGGACGTTTGGATGTGTTGATCAACAATGCAGGTGTTGGAATTACAGGTCCGATCGAAGAAACACCCGATGATGAAATCCACAAAGCATTTCAAACCAACTTATACGGTCCAATTTCAGTAATGAAAGCCGTGTTACCACAAATGCGCAAACAACAAAGCGGACATATTATAAATGTGACTTCCATTGCAGGGTATATGGGATTGCCGTACCGCGGAATTTACTCTGCTACCAAAGGTGCGTTAGAATTGATAACAGAAGCCATGCGCATGGAAACCAAAATGTTTGGTGTGGAAATAGCGAATGTAGCTCCTGGCGATTTTGCTACGAATATTGCCGCAGGACGCTATCATACGCCTGTTTTTGACAATTCTCCATACAAAGAAGTCTACGGCAATATGCTCACAGAAATGGACGCGCATGTGGATGGCGGATCAGATCCGAAAATTATGGCAGAATCCGTTTTAAAAATCATCGAAACCAACAAACCTAAAATTCATTACAAAGTAGGTGCATTTATGCAGAAATTTTCAATTGTGTTGAAACGTGTGTTGCCTGATAAAGTATATGAGAAAATGTTGATGAATCATTATAAACTGTAA
- a CDS encoding DinB family protein: protein MKKRSYNIILALFLILSVNCSVNAQSTIEVPKGYTTQIGNMVSMLEDLKTRVTSSVKNLSQEETDFLLDKDANRVGAMILHLAATEKYYQVYTFEGRAFNKEEEEAWMTALGLGEKAREKYVGKPIDYYLKIWDEVRKETLTKLKEKDDTWFKSLGAEDVMSNQYAWYHVMEHQANHMGQIRLVIKRIPKK from the coding sequence ATGAAAAAACGATCATATAACATAATACTTGCTTTGTTTTTGATACTGAGCGTAAACTGTTCTGTAAACGCACAAAGCACTATAGAAGTTCCAAAAGGATATACTACACAAATTGGAAATATGGTAAGCATGCTTGAAGATTTAAAAACTAGAGTTACTAGTAGTGTCAAAAATCTTTCGCAGGAAGAAACCGACTTTTTATTAGACAAAGATGCCAATCGTGTAGGAGCGATGATTTTACATTTAGCGGCTACAGAAAAATACTATCAGGTATATACTTTTGAAGGTCGTGCATTTAATAAAGAAGAAGAGGAAGCATGGATGACAGCGTTGGGATTAGGAGAAAAGGCAAGAGAAAAATACGTTGGCAAACCGATTGATTATTATTTAAAAATTTGGGATGAAGTCCGAAAAGAAACTTTGACTAAGCTAAAAGAGAAAGACGATACTTGGTTCAAATCTTTAGGCGCTGAAGATGTTATGAGTAATCAATATGCTTGGTATCATGTTATGGAGCATCAAGCGAATCACATGGGGCAAATTAGACTTGTTATTAAAAGAATTCCTAAGAAATAA
- a CDS encoding alpha/beta hydrolase, translating into MRTKGTFFEFQLWMVCLVVLHFSCTRDINSIPSQHIEKGLQTSEAPFSMGLDAASFHPNIVYGDSARNKYDFFKPNFAAPSSLLILIHGGGFVSGDKSTYYDSYRYRGLVNRMLDKNIAVATINYRFVDPFDKQGILNSLTDVKLALQHMRYFSDSLHFNSEKVMLQGSSAGGAAAMWIGFQDDMAIKHDKNPILSETTRVQGIVGVSTQANYDIANWHETVFSSFKKDGFTAASLEALIKEYRILLYYGVNNREDLSSEEMQNYLKMTNMLKMLSADDPPFYIMNTKFSGDIPTNMSEVFHHPLHVKTIQQQAEKVGAKGSYHCPQINLDTTKGETPEAFIVRIIGN; encoded by the coding sequence ATGCGTACCAAAGGAACATTTTTCGAATTTCAACTATGGATGGTTTGTCTTGTTGTGCTCCATTTTTCCTGTACGCGTGACATAAATTCCATTCCTTCGCAGCATATTGAAAAAGGATTGCAAACATCTGAAGCCCCATTTTCTATGGGACTTGATGCTGCAAGTTTTCATCCAAATATTGTGTATGGTGATTCCGCACGAAATAAGTATGATTTTTTCAAACCAAATTTTGCAGCACCTTCTTCGTTGTTAATTTTAATTCACGGTGGCGGATTTGTTTCGGGCGATAAGTCTACCTACTACGATTCGTATCGCTATCGCGGATTGGTCAATCGGATGTTGGACAAAAATATTGCGGTTGCTACCATCAATTATCGTTTTGTAGATCCTTTTGATAAACAAGGAATTCTCAACAGTTTGACAGATGTAAAATTGGCGTTGCAACACATGCGTTACTTCTCAGATAGTTTACATTTTAATTCGGAGAAAGTCATGTTGCAAGGAAGTTCGGCTGGTGGCGCGGCAGCAATGTGGATTGGGTTTCAAGATGATATGGCAATCAAACATGACAAAAATCCAATATTGAGTGAAACTACACGTGTGCAAGGAATCGTTGGCGTTTCAACACAAGCTAATTATGACATTGCCAATTGGCATGAAACTGTATTTTCATCGTTCAAAAAAGATGGATTTACCGCAGCATCTTTGGAAGCATTGATAAAAGAGTATCGAATTTTACTGTATTACGGCGTTAACAATCGGGAAGATTTGTCTTCTGAAGAAATGCAAAATTACCTAAAAATGACCAACATGTTGAAAATGTTATCTGCGGATGATCCGCCATTTTATATTATGAATACAAAGTTTTCAGGAGACATTCCCACAAACATGAGTGAAGTTTTTCATCATCCATTACATGTGAAAACCATTCAGCAACAAGCGGAAAAAGTAGGCGCAAAAGGTAGCTATCATTGTCCACAAATAAATTTAGATACGACAAAAGGAGAAACTCCAGAAGCATTTATTGTGCGTATTATTGGGAATTAA
- a CDS encoding VF530 family DNA-binding protein, whose protein sequence is MSNEQPNNPLHGIKLATIVETLVDYYGFEELSKRININCFKSNPSVKSSLKFLRRTPWAREKVEKLYLRVIQEST, encoded by the coding sequence ATGAGTAATGAACAACCAAACAATCCGCTACACGGAATAAAACTTGCCACTATTGTAGAAACTTTAGTGGACTATTACGGTTTTGAAGAATTGAGCAAACGCATCAATATCAATTGTTTTAAAAGCAACCCTTCTGTAAAATCGAGTTTAAAATTTTTACGCAGAACGCCTTGGGCAAGAGAAAAAGTAGAAAAGTTGTATTTGCGAGTAATTCAAGAAAGTACATAG
- the fsa gene encoding fructose-6-phosphate aldolase, which produces MKFFIDTANLDQIREAQALGILDGVTTNPSLMAKEGITGAENILNHYKAICEIVDGHVSAEVIATDFDGMVKEGEALAALNPQIVVKLPMIADGIKACKYFSDKGIKTNVTLVFSAGQALLAAKAGATYVSPFIGRLDDISTDGLNLIAEIRMIYDNYGFETEILAASVRHTMHVIDCAKIGADVMTGPLSSIVGLLKHPLTDIGLEKFLADYKKGN; this is translated from the coding sequence ATGAAATTTTTTATTGATACGGCTAATTTAGATCAAATTCGTGAAGCGCAAGCCTTGGGAATTTTAGATGGTGTAACGACGAATCCTTCGTTGATGGCAAAAGAAGGAATTACGGGTGCAGAAAACATCTTGAATCACTACAAAGCCATTTGCGAGATTGTTGATGGACATGTGTCTGCGGAAGTCATTGCTACCGATTTTGACGGAATGGTCAAAGAAGGAGAAGCATTGGCTGCGTTGAATCCGCAAATTGTGGTAAAGTTGCCAATGATAGCTGATGGCATCAAAGCGTGTAAATATTTTTCAGATAAAGGCATTAAAACAAATGTAACGTTGGTATTTTCTGCGGGACAAGCCTTGTTAGCAGCCAAAGCAGGAGCCACGTATGTATCGCCGTTTATTGGTCGTTTGGATGATATTTCTACAGACGGATTGAACTTGATTGCAGAAATCAGAATGATTTATGACAACTACGGATTTGAAACGGAAATTTTAGCGGCTTCTGTACGTCACACCATGCACGTCATTGATTGTGCAAAAATTGGTGCCGACGTGATGACAGGACCATTATCATCTATTGTAGGACTGTTGAAGCATCCACTAACCGACATCGGATTGGAAAAATTCTTAGCAGATTACAAGAAAGGAAATTAA
- a CDS encoding thioredoxin-like domain-containing protein, whose amino-acid sequence MKYFTPLLLLFICFGCNDSKKETAEDVVYFGGEIINPGNDYVVLYHKGEFVDSLKLDDKNRFMGKLKNHKDGLYKFYHYPEYQYIYLEKGDSLLLRLNTYKFDESLFFTGKGAEKNNFYIELFLLNASHERPVYQFTKLNSEDFLNKIDSLQDIKLAKQQKFLKENPNVSDAFKKFTDKAIQYRNFRYRETYQNMFFKRRKKDSTLTIVDSFYKYKSKVDMNDSTMSYYRPYARYIMQYINNSSYSECLQRSWKGDKPLNTSLTYNKNKLKYIDSLVTYPYLRNEMLRYTAYSYFRNNTTDIIQNNEFFKLYQKVATDTKSKEEITNLHNGIKSLQPGNNFSKQIYVYDEKHMRVPVNKLSAKRGKKTIFYFWTSSQKRHKRLITGKIKSLAKEFPNLNIVGISLDEDHKRWKKEVNDFNFPRSQQYRIGKRDHVLRDFALISINKLIITDWKGDIVNAFASIYNTDFKKALK is encoded by the coding sequence ATGAAATATTTTACCCCATTATTGCTCTTATTTATCTGTTTCGGTTGTAATGATTCTAAGAAAGAAACTGCAGAAGATGTGGTGTATTTTGGTGGAGAAATTATCAATCCAGGGAACGATTATGTAGTTTTGTATCATAAGGGAGAATTCGTAGACTCTTTAAAACTAGACGATAAGAACAGATTTATGGGAAAACTGAAAAACCACAAAGATGGTTTGTATAAGTTTTATCATTACCCTGAATACCAATATATTTATTTAGAAAAAGGCGATAGCTTGTTGCTTCGTTTGAATACCTATAAGTTTGACGAATCGCTATTTTTTACGGGAAAAGGTGCCGAAAAAAACAACTTTTATATCGAATTGTTTCTGCTAAATGCGAGTCATGAGCGACCTGTATATCAGTTTACAAAGTTGAATAGTGAAGATTTTCTTAACAAAATTGATTCGCTACAGGATATAAAATTGGCAAAACAGCAAAAATTTTTAAAGGAGAATCCGAATGTTTCGGACGCATTTAAGAAATTTACAGACAAAGCTATTCAATATAGAAATTTTAGATATCGCGAAACGTATCAGAATATGTTTTTTAAGCGTAGAAAGAAAGATTCTACCTTAACAATTGTAGATTCTTTTTACAAGTACAAGTCAAAAGTAGATATGAACGATTCTACGATGAGTTATTACCGTCCGTATGCAAGGTATATTATGCAATATATCAACAATTCGTCGTATAGTGAATGTTTGCAACGCTCTTGGAAAGGTGACAAACCGCTAAATACTTCTTTGACATACAATAAAAATAAATTGAAATATATTGACAGTTTAGTGACGTATCCGTATTTGAGAAACGAAATGCTTCGCTACACTGCATATTCGTATTTTAGAAACAATACCACAGATATTATTCAAAATAATGAATTTTTCAAGCTGTATCAAAAAGTAGCTACCGACACCAAATCGAAAGAAGAAATCACAAATCTCCACAACGGAATTAAGAGTTTACAGCCTGGCAATAATTTTTCAAAACAAATTTATGTGTATGATGAGAAACACATGCGTGTTCCTGTGAATAAGTTAAGTGCCAAACGTGGAAAGAAAACTATTTTTTACTTTTGGACATCCTCTCAAAAACGCCACAAACGATTGATTACAGGAAAAATAAAAAGTTTGGCTAAAGAATTTCCAAACTTAAATATTGTGGGAATCAGCTTGGATGAAGATCATAAACGTTGGAAAAAAGAAGTGAATGATTTCAATTTTCCAAGAAGCCAACAATACCGCATTGGAAAGCGTGATCATGTGTTGCGCGACTTCGCTTTGATTAGCATTAATAAATTGATCATTACTGATTGGAAAGGTGATATTGTCAATGCCTTTGCTAGTATTTACAATACTGATTTTAAGAAAGCGTTAAAGTAA